Within Desulfobacter sp., the genomic segment ATAAACGGTATCAATGTCTTCAAAATTGTCCATGACAGAATCCGGATCTGTAATATCAACGATTCTGCACTCTACCCCTAATCGTTCAAGATCAGCTACTTTGGGGCCTTTTCTAACAAAAGCGGTGACAATCTCACCGTCTGCCATTAACCTTCTACACAGATTAAACCCTGTAAATCCTGTTGCCCCGGTTACAAGTGTCTTCCCCAAATATTCACCCCTTGAACCATCTGTCATACCAGGATTCAAATACCATTAACGTCCATAAAATATGGCTATGGTTTTCTCGTCCTGTCAAATGTTCATTTTTCATAATTTCTATCTGAGAAGAATTGAATATACCTGCCTGTTCTAATCTTTTTCGCTCCAGAAGGAAATTCATCAACGGCCTCAGTTCCTGAGCCAGCCAATTTTTAATGGGAATACTGAATCCTTCCTTGGGTCGGTATACGCAATGATTCGGCACATGCTGTGCTGCTATTTTTTTGAGCAGAACTTTTGTTTTTCCCTTATGGATTTTAAACCTTGAGGGAACTTTAAATGCCAATTCGACGAGTTCCTTATCAAGGAAGGGGACCCTGACTTCCAATGATGCTGCCATGGACATGCGATCAGTTTTTACAAGGCAATTATCACATAAATAACTTTTTACATCGACATAAAGACTTTTGTTCAAGTTCTCTTGGGTTTCTGCCCTGTTAAACAAATTGAGAATATGACTCTCGGGGAGGACTGTCATCTGCTGCAATGCACCTGTTGTAAAAAGCCTATTTCTGGCTTCTTCTCCTGCAAAAAGACGCCATCTGGCATGAGAAAATTCCTGGGGATGCGTGAGCCCCTCAATGAATCTTTTAGCTTTATTTACCAAGCCCTTTTTTGCCCTACGGGGCCTTAATGATCGGATTGCGGGTTCAATGGCAAAATGTCTCAAAAAAAGGGGGATACGGTTATATTGTTCTGCTTTTTGATCTGCCAGATACGTCTCGTATCCTCCAAACAGTTCATCTCCTCCATCCCCACTCAGTGCAACGGTAACCGATTTCCTAGCCAATTTGGAAACTAAAAACGTGGGGAAAATTGAAAAGTCGCCAATAGGATCATCCATAAAGTGCATCAACTTATCAAATAACCCTGTTATATCCGGCTTAATAATCTCATCTGTATGGTTCAAATTCAAATATTCAGCAACCTCTCTGGCCCACTTCAACTCATTGTATGTCGGATCGTCAAAACCAATACTAAAAGTACTTGCCTGCCCCATTGCTGCCGTAATAAGGGAAGAGTCTACACCGCCGGACAAAAAGGCGCCCAGAGGAACATCGCTTACGAGCTGATCTTTAACGCTTTGCTTTAATCTGAAATCGACTTCTTCTGACCATTCATCCATGGTTTTATAAATCGATTCTTTTCCATTCGGGATATCCC encodes:
- the asnB gene encoding asparagine synthase (glutamine-hydrolyzing), which codes for MCGITGIAGFKGYCPNMNQLQSMCDTLYHRGPDDEGLEIRNNVGLAMRRLSIIDISGGKQPIYNEDNTVRVILNGEIYNFKKLRQELESKGHLFKTRSDTESIVHAYEEYGIDFPLYLNGMFATVIHDLKKKRILIARDHLGIKPLFYYYSEKCIIWGSEIKSILASRLVKKQLNMGALGEFISWEYISGSQTLFKNIHKLEPGNILVVDLENPSCKPKTYWDIPNGKESIYKTMDEWSEEVDFRLKQSVKDQLVSDVPLGAFLSGGVDSSLITAAMGQASTFSIGFDDPTYNELKWAREVAEYLNLNHTDEIIKPDITGLFDKLMHFMDDPIGDFSIFPTFLVSKLARKSVTVALSGDGGDELFGGYETYLADQKAEQYNRIPLFLRHFAIEPAIRSLRPRRAKKGLVNKAKRFIEGLTHPQEFSHARWRLFAGEEARNRLFTTGALQQMTVLPESHILNLFNRAETQENLNKSLYVDVKSYLCDNCLVKTDRMSMAASLEVRVPFLDKELVELAFKVPSRFKIHKGKTKVLLKKIAAQHVPNHCVYRPKEGFSIPIKNWLAQELRPLMNFLLERKRLEQAGIFNSSQIEIMKNEHLTGRENHSHILWTLMVFESWYDRWFKG